The Synergistaceae bacterium genome contains a region encoding:
- a CDS encoding amidohydrolase, producing MLKEIESLVEKHQDRVIEIRRDIHQNPELAMEETRTAQLVKEELEKLGLEVEEKVGKMGVVGLLRGKGNGKTLLLRADMDALPILEETDLDFKSKTDGKMHACGHDVHTSILLGVAKVLAELKDQFKGNIKFCFQPAEEDNPTGGARFMIEDGVLDNPKVDAAMALHIWPMPLGQVALRRGTMMAQSDRLFLTVKGKSSHGAEPHKGQDALVAAGHIITAIQTVISRNVDPMDSAVVTLGTIKGGSRYNVVCDKVTMEGTVRTFRPEVSELMPIRIKALAEGVAAGLDCQCDVSYVKGYSATLNDPDLTDQVLVSLRETLGAENVILADKPGSGGEDFSEFAMRVPSVYYWLGFQSKENEGRTILHNPQLLVDEKAIAFGMKTMAKAALDYLNS from the coding sequence ATGCTTAAAGAAATTGAATCTTTGGTGGAAAAACACCAGGACCGAGTAATAGAAATTAGAAGAGACATCCATCAGAATCCAGAGCTAGCCATGGAAGAAACTAGGACTGCCCAGCTGGTAAAAGAGGAGCTGGAAAAGCTAGGCTTAGAAGTGGAAGAAAAGGTAGGAAAGATGGGAGTGGTTGGTCTTCTAAGAGGAAAAGGGAATGGAAAAACGCTCCTTTTAAGAGCTGACATGGACGCTCTACCTATCTTAGAGGAAACAGACCTTGACTTCAAGTCCAAGACAGATGGCAAGATGCACGCCTGTGGCCATGACGTCCATACCTCTATCCTACTGGGAGTAGCCAAGGTTCTTGCAGAACTTAAGGACCAGTTTAAAGGTAATATAAAGTTCTGCTTCCAGCCCGCAGAGGAGGACAATCCTACGGGAGGCGCAAGGTTTATGATAGAAGATGGGGTTCTAGATAATCCCAAGGTTGACGCTGCTATGGCCCTGCACATTTGGCCCATGCCTCTAGGCCAGGTTGCCCTAAGAAGGGGAACCATGATGGCCCAGTCTGACAGGCTCTTTCTAACAGTTAAAGGAAAATCTTCCCATGGGGCTGAGCCCCACAAAGGCCAGGACGCCCTGGTGGCTGCAGGCCATATAATAACTGCCATCCAGACCGTCATAAGTAGAAATGTGGACCCCATGGACAGTGCAGTTGTAACCCTGGGGACCATAAAGGGAGGCAGCCGCTACAACGTGGTCTGTGACAAGGTAACTATGGAAGGCACTGTCAGAACCTTTAGGCCAGAAGTTTCAGAGCTTATGCCAATAAGGATAAAGGCTCTGGCCGAAGGAGTTGCCGCAGGCCTTGACTGCCAGTGCGATGTTAGTTATGTAAAGGGCTACTCTGCTACACTAAATGACCCAGACCTGACAGACCAGGTCCTGGTCTCGCTAAGAGAGACCCTAGGAGCAGAAAATGTTATCCTAGCAGATAAACCTGGTTCAGGGGGAGAGGACTTTTCTGAGTTTGCCATGAGAGTCCCTTCAGTCTACTATTGGCTGGGCTTTCAATCAAAAGAAAATGAAGGCCGGACCATCCTTCATAACCCCCAACTTCTAGTAGATGAAAAGGCCATTGCTTTTGGCATGAAGACCATGGCCAAGGCAGCCCTAGACTATCTTAATAGCTAG
- a CDS encoding M20 family metallo-hydrolase: SYDKDFVALVADHLEGDFKIDIARSLGGSEDITYMMNRVEELGGRSLHFMFGSDLKAAHHNNRFDFDEESLAMAFKALRRTIELLVEE; encoded by the coding sequence TAGCTACGATAAGGACTTTGTAGCTCTAGTAGCTGACCATTTAGAGGGTGATTTTAAGATAGATATAGCTAGGAGTCTTGGCGGCTCCGAGGATATCACCTATATGATGAATAGGGTGGAGGAGCTTGGCGGAAGGAGCCTACACTTTATGTTTGGTTCTGATTTAAAGGCAGCCCACCATAATAATAGGTTTGACTTTGATGAAGAGAGCCTAGCTATGGCCTTTAAGGCCCTTAGAAGAACTATTGAACTTTTGGTAGAAGAATAA